Proteins encoded within one genomic window of Sphingomonas sp. NBWT7:
- a CDS encoding autotransporter assembly complex family protein yields MAKPGTAPATGPDAPKATTPGGANGTVSTSQVGQPSVPADPTDNVIVPDAEFNAALPPLSSDLNAPLEPMPRADVEAPTTAAPAITPAPIVPAGTLPPPAVVDAELAQPLNPLSTADTVPLQTVADIKDADAPEIRYETVVRGLEPLGLDDEFKSLSALREGHGKAGNATQVNARAKEDEGLAVRLMKSLGYYDGVAVSTLENVPGEPAKLRAIVTATPGRLYKLDQITVNAGPTVPPNLVREQLPLKTGDPIEAARIQGAEANVSLILPQRGYPFVKVGERDILLDDETVTGDYTLPVDTGPRSSFGVLRPEGDAVFDVEHLNVFPRFKQGDLFDTRKRDDLREALVATGLFDTLAVEPVRTGQPGPDGTEQVDLVVRQSKGPWRSLAGSAGYGTGEGVKVEGSWTHRNLFPPEGALVLTAIGGTQQQGASATFRRQNAGKRDRSFSAGVAANHSNYDAFDAFTGTAFVRWAYDSTPIWQKRFTYAFGAELTGTNESVFDFTRNERVRRTYGIAAIPAQAVWDTSDDLLNPTKGYRLKLNLSPETSVQGSVRPYARTMIEGTVYYPVSDSLVIAGRARAGSIFGIDRDDIAPSRRYYGGGGGSVRGYGFQRLGPFEPVSSLVPNEDGEIDIGDLRPVGGRSINEFALEARYRFGNFGIVPFIDAGNAYESTFPKASDLRFGAGVGGRFYTNFGPMRVDLATPLNPRPGDGKIALYVSIGQAF; encoded by the coding sequence ATGGCGAAGCCGGGTACGGCACCGGCGACTGGGCCTGACGCACCGAAAGCCACGACGCCGGGTGGCGCGAACGGCACCGTCTCGACGAGCCAAGTTGGTCAGCCGTCTGTACCCGCTGATCCCACAGACAATGTCATCGTTCCCGATGCGGAATTCAATGCGGCGTTGCCTCCGTTGTCGAGCGATCTCAACGCGCCGCTCGAGCCGATGCCGCGGGCTGACGTCGAAGCACCGACCACTGCGGCCCCTGCCATTACGCCTGCGCCAATCGTACCCGCGGGTACGCTGCCACCGCCTGCCGTCGTCGACGCCGAACTCGCCCAGCCGCTCAACCCGCTGTCCACTGCGGATACCGTGCCGCTGCAGACGGTGGCTGATATCAAGGACGCCGACGCGCCCGAGATCCGTTACGAAACGGTGGTTCGCGGGCTCGAACCGCTCGGTCTCGACGACGAGTTCAAGTCGCTCTCGGCGCTGCGCGAAGGCCATGGAAAGGCTGGCAACGCGACGCAGGTCAATGCCCGTGCGAAGGAGGACGAGGGGCTCGCCGTTCGTCTGATGAAGTCGCTCGGCTATTACGACGGCGTCGCGGTGTCGACACTGGAGAACGTACCGGGCGAGCCGGCGAAGCTGCGCGCGATCGTTACCGCGACGCCGGGCCGGCTCTACAAACTCGACCAGATCACCGTGAACGCCGGCCCGACCGTGCCGCCCAACCTCGTGCGTGAGCAATTGCCGCTGAAGACCGGCGATCCGATCGAAGCGGCGCGCATCCAAGGCGCGGAGGCGAATGTCAGCCTCATCCTGCCGCAGAGGGGCTATCCCTTCGTCAAGGTGGGGGAGCGCGACATCCTTCTCGACGACGAGACGGTGACGGGCGATTATACGCTACCGGTCGACACCGGCCCGCGCTCGTCGTTCGGCGTGCTTCGGCCGGAGGGCGATGCGGTGTTCGACGTCGAGCACCTCAACGTCTTTCCGCGCTTCAAGCAAGGCGACCTGTTCGACACTCGCAAGCGCGACGATCTGCGCGAGGCGCTGGTCGCGACCGGCCTGTTCGACACGCTGGCGGTCGAGCCGGTACGCACCGGGCAGCCTGGGCCCGACGGAACCGAGCAGGTCGACCTCGTCGTCCGCCAGAGCAAGGGGCCGTGGCGCAGCCTCGCCGGCAGCGCGGGCTATGGGACGGGTGAGGGCGTCAAGGTCGAGGGCAGTTGGACGCACCGCAACCTCTTCCCGCCCGAGGGCGCGCTGGTCCTGACCGCGATCGGCGGCACGCAGCAGCAGGGCGCCTCGGCCACCTTCCGCCGGCAGAATGCGGGCAAGCGCGACCGCTCCTTCTCCGCGGGCGTCGCGGCCAACCATTCCAACTATGACGCGTTCGATGCCTTTACCGGCACCGCATTCGTGCGCTGGGCGTATGATTCGACGCCGATCTGGCAGAAGCGCTTCACCTATGCGTTCGGTGCCGAACTGACCGGCACCAACGAGAGTGTCTTCGATTTCACCCGCAACGAGCGCGTGCGCCGGACCTACGGCATCGCCGCCATCCCGGCGCAGGCGGTGTGGGACACGTCGGACGACCTGCTCAACCCGACCAAGGGCTATCGCCTCAAGCTCAACCTAAGTCCCGAGACGTCGGTACAGGGTTCGGTCCGCCCCTATGCGCGCACGATGATCGAGGGCACGGTCTATTATCCCGTCAGCGACAGCCTGGTGATCGCCGGCCGCGCACGCGCGGGATCGATCTTCGGCATCGACCGCGACGATATCGCGCCGTCGCGCCGCTACTACGGTGGCGGCGGCGGATCGGTACGCGGCTACGGCTTCCAGCGCCTCGGGCCGTTCGAGCCTGTATCGTCGCTCGTCCCTAACGAGGATGGCGAGATCGACATCGGCGATCTGCGCCCGGTCGGCGGGCGCAGCATCAACGAATTCGCGCTCGAGGCGCGCTACCGCTTCGGCAATTTCGGCATCGTGCCCTTTATCGATGCCGGCAACGCCTATGAGAGCACCTTTCCCAAGGCGTCCGACCTACGCTTCGGCGCGGGCGTCGGCGGTCGCTTCTACACCAACTTCGGGCCGATGCGCGTCGACCTGGCGACGCCGCTGAACCCACGCCCGGGAGACGGCAAGATCGCGCTCTACGTCTCGATCGGGCAGGCATTCTGA